TGGTCACACACAGTGTAGGGAAACTATTCCAAGTTCACATGTAGGCGGGAGCTCAGTTCCAGCCGCCTACAGTAGATTGACCCCTGACTTGGTAACATACTGGGGCTGTGAGACGATATATACTCAAGCCAGAGCCCATCCATTTGATAGCAAATTAAGCAAATAGATCCCATGGCCAACGAGCAGttagtgcagcagcagcagcagggccaGGGCGATGAAGACGACGACTCAAAGCTGTATGAGTTCAAGGAGCAGCTCCTGCTGCTATCGACTTTGGTGGCTACGGTGACATACGTCGCCGGGCTCAACCTGCCCGGGGGATCCTGGGAGCAGGATGACCCGGGAGGGCACATGGCCGGGGATTCGATCCTAATGGCTACCCACTACCGCCGGTACCTTGCCTTCTACTACTGCAACGCCACAGCACTCGCCGCGTCGCTCGTGGTCTCCCTCATCCTTGTCATCCTGCCGAAGAATAGCACACCCTGGACCGTGGTGCTGCAGATGGTCATGGTGCTTGACCTACTAGGCCTCATGGGCGCCTACGGTGCTGGGAGCTGCCGGGATGCATTTACAACCATCTACGCGGTGGCCGCCTTCTCCTTTTCGGTATTGGTCATCAtctctgtttttctttcctttttggccAAGGCCAATAGGGATGATGCTATCAGCTCCGACGCCATACCAATCACCACCAATGGTGATGATAATAAGGTCCACCCCAAGTCCCTCTGTAACCTCATGAAGATCGGCATAGTGAAGTTATTCGAAAAGGGGGGTAAGAACCGGGGTGAGAAGGAGATGGTCGATGTGTTGATGTTACTAGCAACCTTTGCAGTCACAATCACATACGTTGCCGGGCTGAGCCCACCTGGTGGGTTCTGGACCAGTACTCAGGACGGCCATCATTTGAGCGACCCGGTGTTACAAGCCCGTGACCGGTACCGTGTCTTCTTCATTTGCAACACCACTTCATTCGCCGTGTCCCTGCTCATCATTGTGTTGCTCCTGGAGAAGAAGCTGCTTGGGAAGACGAAGTTGAGGCTTGTGGTGCTCTGCGGGTTGATCGTCGTCGCCCTGTTGGGCCTCATGGGGGCCTATGCTGCTGGGAGCTGCAGAGAGGCTACCAAAACTGTCTTGGTCCTTACTGTTCCTGTCTGCGTATGCCTCCTGCTGGTGCTTGTTTTCATTTGGGGATCACTGGCGGACCGGCTTGATTCTGTCTTAACACGGTTCAAGGAACTGGTCAAGATTCCTTCAGGTACGGCTCGCTACCTATCCTCCTTACTGCATCTATGTAAGCTTACTGGTTTGGCATCTAAAGAAAACTTACTGCTTTGGATAATTGCATGCATAGGGATATGGATATGGTCGACCCCTCAAGATACAACTTTGACCATTACTTTATATCCTTTTAGAAAATCATCAATAAAACTCTTAGCACAcgctcgtgtgtgtgtgtgtgtgtgtgtgtgtgtgtctgttgtGTGCGTGATAATTATTATGAGAGCACTTTGTGAGATAATTTTATAAGCGTATGATGATTTCCAAATATATACCTAATCTATATTATATAGTTTTCAAAGATGCACAAACTTGTTAATGGTATATATAATAGTTAGTTGTGTAGCTCATTGATTGTATAAATATGCAGGTACATGTACAGGCACAAATGTTGACCTACATGAACAGAATACTCGCGATCTTGTTATGCTCCTTGCTACTCTTGTGGTGACCATCACTTACCAAGCAGGACTAGATCCACCTGGCGGCCTTTGGCCTGATGACCGAGATGGTCATAAGATCGGTCATCCGGTGCTACAAACGACACATCCTACTAGGTACAGAGTGTTCTTCTATAGCAACTCGGCAGCTTTCGTCACATCCTTGGTCGTCATCATGATGCTCCAGAGCAAGTTTCTCCTCAACCGGCACACACTAGAAGCAACCCTAGTGCTGGACCTATTTGGCCTCATCACTGCCTATGGTGCGGGCAGCACTAGGGATGTAAACCAATCCATATACATCGTCGCCTTGGCGGGAATCATCCTAGTCTACGTCATCGTCCATATCACCATTAGAGATCATGACCCTGAGCCAGTGGGTGATCATGCAGTAAAGCATCTCGATGACAAGCGCAAGGTACTGTTGCTGGTCGCTATCTTGGCCGCCACCCTCACATACCAAGCTGGCCTCACCCCACCAGGTGGCTTCTGGTTAGCACATGACCGAGAGCTCGGTCACCGTGCGGGTTTCCCAATCCTCCTTGACAATTACACTCGCCGTTACAACACATTCTTCTACTGCAATGCAGCAAGCTTCATGGCGTCTGTAACCCTCATCCTTCTTCTTGTCAATCCGAAGCTATACAGGCCAGGCATACGCTGCCGTGCGCTCTATGTGTGCATGCTGGTGGGCATGTTTGGCCTCATGGGTGCCTACGCTGCTGGAAGCTCCCGGAATCTCAAGACCTCCATCTATGTATTGACCTTGGTTTGTGCAGTGCTAGTCTTCATAGCCTCTCTGCTAGCCATTTTCTGGTTGGTGCCTTATCTCAAATCCCGAGAAGGTAGAGTTTTCTGCTTCGTCCGTTTTGGCAAATCTCAAAAAGGTACAGATGGGCAAGTTGAAGCAGGTCATAGCAGCAGCAAATCCCATGAAGGTACAAACGGGCAAGTTGAAGCAGGTCATAGCAGCAGCAAATCCCATGAAGGTACAGATGGGCAAGTTGAAGCAGGTCCTAGCACCAACAAATCCCATGAAGGTACAGATGGGAAAGTTGAAGCAGGTCATAGCAGcgaaaacaaaaagaaagaaaaacttcaaTACTTGATGCTGCTAGGGATCCTGGCCGCAAGTATGACATACCAGACTGGCCTCAAACCACCGGGTGGCCTATGGCAGGACAGCAATGATGGGCACTATGCTGGCAACCCCATTCTCCGTGACATCAACAAGGAACGGTACAATGCTTTCTTCTACAGCAACTCCGCTTCCTTCATGGCCTCAATTGTGGTTGTCGTCATGCTCCTTCCACTGACGTTGTTGCCCGAGAAATACACAATCAAGTCATCCGAGGAAGACACAAAGCTGTCCAAGAAAGACACAAAGTCACCCAACGAAGACACCAAGTTGCTCGACAAAGTCAGGAAGTTGCCCAAGGAAGACACGAAATTGCCCAACGAAGACCCAAAGTTGGCCCAGGAAGACCCGAAGTCGTCCAACAAAGACCTGAAGTCACCCAATGAAGACATGAAGCCACCCGATGGAGACCTGCAGTCGCCCGAAAAAGACACATGGCCACTCTGGCCGATGCATACAGCCATCTTGCTGGACATGATGGGCCTCCTGGTGGCGTACGCAGCAGGCAGTACTAGGAAATGGGAAACATCCAGAAACGTCATGGTCCTCATCGTCCCTGTGTTGGCCTACAttgggctctacgcagcgctgtcaGTCTTCTGCCATAGAAAGAAAAAGACCGAAAAATCTGCGGTGCAGCCGCAGAATCATTGCAAGATGTGCGGGAGGAACTGCAGGTGTGTAAATTTGTAACCGAGTTAGGCTCGACTGCAAGCATCCTGTGAACATTCCAGATATTGAGTTGATTATTCATATGTATTTCAGTGTGATGGCCCGTTGACAGTATATGCATTTTGTGTGCTTTTGCCCAATGAATCAATACAGAAGCCTTTTTGTGACAAAACTGTAACTCGCGGAGTGAAACTGATGAAACTTGCAAAGTTAATGGCACAGCAGAGCAGTCGTATTACATCAACTTAAATTTGCTGAACTTGGACAATGACATACGCAATCCTCGTTGTTTGTTCACAAACATGTGCGGAATATAAAGAGAAACAATCATCTCTAAAAAACAGAGAGCTGTGAGTCTGCACTCACAATTGCAAGTCTTCCCATCAGATTGATCTTGATTCCATGGTGTTCCCCAAGAACTGATTGTCATCTGGGCCAGCAGTTGCCACCAGCAGCTTGTCCTTTACCAGATCAGACCCCACCAGCAGCAGCTTGATGGCCAATTGCAGCACAACAGTATATGCATCTTGTGTGGTTGGTATGGTCTATCACATTTTCCACACCTCACAACATATACAGAGCACTAGTTAGTACACTTCATCGGCAGATGCATGTTCGCAAGCTGAAGACGATGCCAGAAACGACGAGTATCTGCAAAATCTGACATGACAACAGTGAAGGAGTTGATAAACTGACTAGTTATAGGTATGGCCACTTCCTACTTTGAACTTGAGATCCGACGTGGATTTTTGAGGCATCGCAAACTGTCTCGTTGAGAAATTCACTTCAGAACATTCAGTGTACTTTGCAGGCACCGAATGGCTGGAATGTTTTGTTCACTCGCCGAAATTCACCGACCATGTACTTCAGAACATTCAGTGTACTTTGCAGAAAATTCACTTCAGAACATACAGTGTATCTGCAAAATCTCATGGGCTATAACAAATCACAAGCATTCCTTGCTAAAACCAAGGCATGCGTTCTATCAACGAAAATAATGTCATCCGAAACTCAACTTTGCGGGCCGAATTTGGCCCTCAAAAAGTTGCCGAAACCAACATAGTTGGTCAAGGTCAACTATAATTTCTCGTTCTGAACGATTTGACAGGTCGTAGACCTCAAACGGAGTTCATATGACAATGTTATGGCCCTATTAGCGGAAGACCCTAAATGTAGCCAACAAGCAAATCATATTTACCCGATTTAGATCTTCGTTCCGTTTTGACCAATCGCATTAATCTTCACGGGTTGTAGTCGGTTTTATGTTCTAGAGTCTACCCCGGTGAGGGGTCCTCGAGTGCTAGGAGTAAGTAGTGTCATGATTTTGGCAGCACGGTCACGAAAAACATACAATAAATTTCATGATCTAGCGGGTACATTGGAATAGGAGATTCTAGATTGATCTGTCAAAGATGAGATATTAGTCCTCCCAATTTCTGTGCGTTTTCTCttggaatatactccctccgtcctgaaatAAGTGTCTCGACTttgtacggagggagtatttgctacAGTTGGCACCGAGTATTTGTCCAATTTGGTCTAAAAGTCTGACTATTGTGAATGCAGAGTGCGGCGGCGGTCGATGTGTTGATGTTACTAGCAGCCTTTGCAGTCACAATCACATACGTCGCCGGGCTGAACCCGCCTGGGGGGTTCTGGACCAGCACCCAGGAAGGCCATCGTTTGAGCGACCCGGTGTTACAAGCCCGTAACCGGTACCGCGTCTTCTTCATTTGCAACACCACTTCATTTGTCGTGTCCCTGCTCATCATTGTGTTGCTCCTGGAGAAGAAGCTGCTCGGGAAGAAGAAGTTGAGGCTTGTGGCGCTCTGCGGGTTGATCGTCGTCGCCCTGCTGGGCCTCATGGGGGCCTATGCTGCTGGGAGCTTCAGAGAGGCTAGCAAAACTGTCTTGGTCCTTGCTGTTCCTGTCTGCGTATGCCTCCTGCTGGCGCTTGTTTTCATTTGGGGATCACTGGTGGACCGGCTTGATTCTGTCTTCACACGGTTCAAGCAACTGGTCAAGATTCCTTCAGGTACGGCTCGGCTTGATTCTGTCTTCACACGGTTCAAGGAACTGGTTAAGACTCCTTCAGGTACGGCTCGTTACCTACCCTATCTTACTACATCTATGAAAGCTTACTGGTTTGGCATCTAAAGAAAACTTAGCGCTTTGGATAATTGCATGCATAGGGATATGGATATGGCCGCCCCCCAGGATAAAACTTTGAACATTACTT
This portion of the Triticum dicoccoides isolate Atlit2015 ecotype Zavitan chromosome 7A, WEW_v2.0, whole genome shotgun sequence genome encodes:
- the LOC119334233 gene encoding uncharacterized protein LOC119334233 isoform X1; this translates as MANEQLVQQQQQGQGDEDDDSKLYEFKEQLLLLSTLVATVTYVAGLNLPGGSWEQDDPGGHMAGDSILMATHYRRYLAFYYCNATALAASLVVSLILVILPKNSTPWTVVLQMVMVLDLLGLMGAYGAGSCRDAFTTIYAVAAFSFSVLVIISVFLSFLAKANRDDAISSDAIPITTNGDDNKVHPKSLCNLMKIGIVKLFEKGGKNRGEKEMVDVLMLLATFAVTITYVAGLSPPGGFWTSTQDGHHLSDPVLQARDRYRVFFICNTTSFAVSLLIIVLLLEKKLLGKTKLRLVVLCGLIVVALLGLMGAYAAGSCREATKTVLVLTVPVCVCLLLVLVFIWGSLADRLDSVLTRFKELVKIPSGTCTGTNVDLHEQNTRDLVMLLATLVVTITYQAGLDPPGGLWPDDRDGHKIGHPVLQTTHPTRYRVFFYSNSAAFVTSLVVIMMLQSKFLLNRHTLEATLVLDLFGLITAYGAGSTRDVNQSIYIVALAGIILVYVIVHITIRDHDPEPVGDHAVKHLDDKRKVLLLVAILAATLTYQAGLTPPGGFWLAHDRELGHRAGFPILLDNYTRRYNTFFYCNAASFMASVTLILLLVNPKLYRPGIRCRALYVCMLVGMFGLMGAYAAGSSRNLKTSIYVLTLVCAVLVFIASLLAIFWLVPYLKSREGRVFCFVRFGKSQKGTDGQVEAGHSSSKSHEGTNGQVEAGHSSSKSHEGTDGQVEAGPSTNKSHEGTDGKVEAGHSSENKKKEKLQYLMLLGILAASMTYQTGLKPPGGLWQDSNDGHYAGNPILRDINKERYNAFFYSNSASFMASIVVVVMLLPLTLLPEKYTIKSSEEDTKLSKKDTKSPNEDTKLLDKVRKLPKEDTKLPNEDPKLAQEDPKSSNKDLKSPNEDMKPPDGDLQSPEKDTWPLWPMHTAILLDMMGLLVAYAAGSTRKWETSRNVMVLIVPVLAYIGLYAALSVFCHRKKKTEKSAVQPQNHCKMCGRNCRCVNL
- the LOC119334233 gene encoding uncharacterized protein LOC119334233 isoform X2, with amino-acid sequence MHLQPSTRWPPSPFRSDAIPITTNGDDNKVHPKSLCNLMKIGIVKLFEKGGKNRGEKEMVDVLMLLATFAVTITYVAGLSPPGGFWTSTQDGHHLSDPVLQARDRYRVFFICNTTSFAVSLLIIVLLLEKKLLGKTKLRLVVLCGLIVVALLGLMGAYAAGSCREATKTVLVLTVPVCVCLLLVLVFIWGSLADRLDSVLTRFKELVKIPSGTCTGTNVDLHEQNTRDLVMLLATLVVTITYQAGLDPPGGLWPDDRDGHKIGHPVLQTTHPTRYRVFFYSNSAAFVTSLVVIMMLQSKFLLNRHTLEATLVLDLFGLITAYGAGSTRDVNQSIYIVALAGIILVYVIVHITIRDHDPEPVGDHAVKHLDDKRKVLLLVAILAATLTYQAGLTPPGGFWLAHDRELGHRAGFPILLDNYTRRYNTFFYCNAASFMASVTLILLLVNPKLYRPGIRCRALYVCMLVGMFGLMGAYAAGSSRNLKTSIYVLTLVCAVLVFIASLLAIFWLVPYLKSREGRVFCFVRFGKSQKGTDGQVEAGHSSSKSHEGTNGQVEAGHSSSKSHEGTDGQVEAGPSTNKSHEGTDGKVEAGHSSENKKKEKLQYLMLLGILAASMTYQTGLKPPGGLWQDSNDGHYAGNPILRDINKERYNAFFYSNSASFMASIVVVVMLLPLTLLPEKYTIKSSEEDTKLSKKDTKSPNEDTKLLDKVRKLPKEDTKLPNEDPKLAQEDPKSSNKDLKSPNEDMKPPDGDLQSPEKDTWPLWPMHTAILLDMMGLLVAYAAGSTRKWETSRNVMVLIVPVLAYIGLYAALSVFCHRKKKTEKSAVQPQNHCKMCGRNCRCVNL